In the Syntrophus aciditrophicus SB genome, GAGCATTCCTTTCCGGGTGATCTGCCTGATGGGAATGAACAATGGGGACTACCCGAGACGGCCGCAGACGCCCAGTTTCGACCTTATGGCCAGGCACCCCCGGCGGGGCGACCGTTCCCGGAGGAACGACGACCGCTATCTTTTTCTGGAAGCCCTTCTTTCCGCCCGCGATACGCTTTATATCAGTTATGTAGGGCAGAGCATGGAAGACAACAGCAGAATCCCCCCATCCGTGGTCGTGAGCGAACTTCTGGATTATGTCCGCCGCGGATTTGTTTTGAAAGACTGCAATATCGATGAGTTACTGATCACATACCATCCCCTTCAGGCTTTCAGCCCGGTCTGTTTTACCGAAGAATCGTGCCGGCTCTTCAGTTATTCCGAAGAGAACCGCAAAGCGGCAAACACCCTGCTCAAGCGTTCGTCCCTGACTTCGATACCGGGTGCCGAAGCGGAAAGGCTTCCGGAAGATCCGGCAATGGCTACGCAGGCAACCATTCGGGATCTGATCGCCTTCTTCCGTCATCCCGCAAGATTTTTTCTGCAGAGAAGACTGGCCGTCTTTCTGGGGGAGGCGGACATCGTACTGGAGGAGAATGAACACTTCGATGTAGAGGGGCTTGACCGGTACGGCATTGAACAGCTTCTGATGGAAAAGGAAATCGAAACGGGACACATGGAGGAAGTTTATCCGGTGCTCGCCGCGCAGGGGCTCCTTCCCCATGGGGCTGTGGGTCAGTCCCGGTTCGATGCCTTAAAGCGCGATATTTGCCATTTTGTTCGTAGTTATAAGCATATTCTGCACTCGGAAAACATTCCTCCCCGCGACATCGATCTGGAAGTGGCTGGTTTCCGACTCTCCGGTCGCCTTGAAGGACTCGGTTCGCGGGGTTTGCTCCATTATCGCTACGCGACCCTGAAAGGGAAGGATCACCTGAAACTGTGGATTATGCATCTTCTTCTGCATGCAACGGACGGCCCCGATGGAGGCGACAGAGAAAGTCTTCTTCTGGGAAAAAACGGATTATGGCGATATTCCGCCATCGATGAAGCCCGGTGTCACCTTGAAAAACTGATCTCCCTTTATCGGGAAGGGTTGTGTCGCCCTCTTCACTTTTTTCCGGAAACCTCCTGGGCCTATGCCGTAAAAATATTAAGGAACGGAGAACTGTCGGAAGAAGCGGAAGAGTCCGCCTGGGACGCGGCAAGAAAAGCGTGGGAAGGAGATGATTTTCAGAGGGGCGAAGGTGTTGATCATTACAACCGCCTTTGTTTTGGGGATTTCTCCCCCCAGGATGTGGAATTTCAGGAATTGTCCCTGAACGTCTATAGACCTCTGCTCGAAACGCAATGGAAGAAAAAATCAAATCGTAAAGCGCCATGAAACCTTTTGACCTCCTCAACGCGCCCCTTCAGGGACGAAACCTGATTGAAGCCAATGCGGGCACTGGAAAAACCTACGCCATCAGCGGACTCTTTCTTCGCCTGATTGTGGAGCATGCCCTGCAGGTCGGGGAGATTCTCGTCATGACCTACACCGTGGCGGCGACGGAGGAACTGAAAGACAGAATCCGCTGCACACTCAGCCGGGCTTTGGAGGCCCTCGGGCATGGAAGGGTTGAAGACCTCTTTCTGGACTCATTTGTCCGTCGTCTGGCGGAGGATGATCGCACGAATTCCGCACGGCGGCGTTTGGCGACGGCGCTGCGGGATTTCGACGAGGCGGCCATTTTTACCATTCATGGTTTCTGTCAGCGGACGCTTCAGGAAAACGCTTTTGAAAGTCATTCAACCTTCAATGCCGAACTGATCACCGAGTCGGAAAAAATAACGGATTTGATTCTCCAGGATTTCTGGCGGCGTCACTTTTACGAAGCGCAGCCGGAACTGGTCGCCTACGCGCTTGAAACAAAAAATAACCTGGCGGGATACCGCTCTTTTCTGAGGCAGATTTCCAGCCATCCGGATATTCGAATCGTTCTGGAGCCGCCAGCCCCGAACCATGATATCGTGGAAGAAGAAATCGCCGCTTATCGCCGGGAGATCAGCAAATTGCGGGACTCATGGAAAGAGTGCCGCGAAACCGTTTGCAGCCTCCTCAGGGATGGTTCGCTAAACGGCAAAGTATACGGGGAATATCAAACGGATCGCTATGTCGATGAACTGGATGTTTTTCTGGAAAGAGGGGGGCCCTGCTTTCCCCTGCCGAAAAACTTCGAAAAATTTACTGCAGGCAAACTGTCCAGATCGTGCCGGAAAGGCTGTGTGCCTCCAAAACATCACTTTTTCGAAATTTGCCAAGTAATTAATGACTTGGAGAAAAGACTTAAAGTTGTACTTGACAGTATTCTTCTATCGCTGAAGAAAGAACTTCTGCAGACTATCCACGCTGAACTGCCCGCTTTTAAAACCCGGCGGAATATCCTCTTTTTCGACGACCTTCTCCTGCGCCTGCGGGATGCCCTCGGACGGCCGGAAGGCGATCTCCTGGCGGCGGCTATCCGGAGAAAATACCGGGCTGCCCTGATAGATGAATTTCAGGATACGGACCCCGTGCAGTATGCCATTCTGCAAGCGGCTTTTCTGTGCAACCGCCCTGAGGAGTCAGATAAACCGCCGATATTTCTCATAGGTGATCCAAAACAGGCGATATACAGTTTCCGGGGCGCGGACATTTTTGCCTACATGGCAGCGGCGAAACAGGTGGATGCAGCATATACCCTTCAGGAGAACTGGCGTTCTGCGCCTGCGCTTCTCAATGCTGTCAACAGCGTGTTTCACAGTCATCCAAATCCTTTCGTTTACGAGGCCATTTCCTTTATGGATTCAAAACCGGCTCCGGGAGGGCAGAAAGAACAGTTGATCCTTGCCGGACCCGACGAATGGGATCCGGCGCCTCTTCAACTCTGGGTTATTCCTGATCATCAAAAGGGCGGAAAGGTGAAGCCGTTGGGAAAAGGCCATGCGACCCCCGGGATTCTCCAGGCCGTTACAGCGGAGATCAGTCACCTGCTGGATGCAGGAAGGAAGGGGATGGCCCTGATTGGCAACCGGAGAATAGAAGCCGGGGATGTGGCCGTTCTCGTCCGGTCCAATCGGGAGGCCCGGCTTATTCAGCAGGCCCTTTTGGAAGGATCGATACCGGCTGTTATGCATAGTCGGGATAATCTGTTTGACTCGCTGGAGGCAACGGATATGGATCTGCTTCTCCGAGCGATTGAAGTTCCCAACGACGAGCGTCGTCTTGGAGCGGCCATGATGACTTCCCTCCTGGGGTTGAGCATTGGCGCTCTTTACCGCCTCAAAATCGATGAAAGACAATGGGAAAACTGCCTTCAACGTTTCCGCAATTATCACAGACAATGGCAGGAAGCAGGCTTCATGCGGATGATGCGTTCTCTGCTGCGGATTGAAGATATACGTTCCCGTCTTTTGTCGCAACCCGACGGAGAACGGAGGCTGACCAACGTTCTTCACCTCGCGGAAGTCCTGCACCGTGAGAGTCTGGAGAGAAACCGCGGGATGCGGGGCCTCATCCGGTGGCTGGCAGAGCAGCGCGATCCGGGAAAGATGCGATCCGATGAACATCAGCTCCGGCTTGAAAGTGATGCCCGCGCTGTGAGGATTGTGACCATCCATAAAAGCAAGGGACTGGAATATCCCGTTGTATTCTGTCCCTTTGTCTGGGAGGGCGCAAAGGATGTTTCTAAAAATGATGCTCTCACCTGCCATGGTGGGGATGAAAACAGCTTTCTCCTCTGTGATCTGGGCCTTCCTCACCAGGCTCTCCATGAACTGCGGGCTTACCGGGAAGGGCTTGCGGAGCGTGTCCGTCTCCTCTATGTCGCACTGACCCGTGCCAAACATCGCTGCTATCTTGTTTGGGGCCATTTCAACGGAGCGGGAGGCTCCGCCCCGGCCTATCTCTTCCACGACAGGACTTCAAAGTGGGATGAGAATAATCCGGAAGAAGCCATTGCCGCGGCTGCATCATTCCGGAATTTCTATAATGAACTTACAGGACCGGAAATTCTTCGGGATCTGGATCGGATAGCGGATTCCGCTCATGGATCGATTTCGATTGCCGATCTGCCTGTTCCGACTGCGGTCACTCCCCTTCCGAATGAGCACTGGAAAGGGACTCTTTCACGCAGGAATTTTACGCGGAAGCTGGAACAGTCCTGGCGGTTCACCAGTTTTTCCTCCCTGGTATTCGGTACCTATGTTCCTCAGGAAGGAGCCGATCGGGATAGGGAAGAGGAGTATCGGCCGCTGAAATCTTCAGACTGGCAGGTCCTCCCTCCGGGAACTCAGACGGGAAATCTTCTTCATGAGTTCCTGGAACAGCTTGATTTTAAGGAAAGGGACGAAATGGTTCTCCAGCAGCGGGCATCAGAGGCGTTATCTTCTCACGGATTCGATTCCCGCTGGAAGACGGCCCTGCTGACGCTTATCAGGAATGTCCTTGCCCTGTCGCTATCGGGGGGAGGAAATGGGCAATCCTTTCGTTTATCAGACATTTGTTGTGGGGATCGGATCAGTGAACTGGCATTTTATTTTCCTCTGAAGCGGCTGACCCGGGATAACCTGCGCATCCTCTTTCAGGAGATCAGCCGGGAAGACCCCGGGATGGTTCCCGATTCATGGGACCTGGAAATGGAACGCCTCTCCTTCAGCTCGGTCCGGGGGTGGTTGAGGGGCTTCATCGATCTCGTTTTTGTCATCGATGGCCGATATTACCTTCTGGACTGGAAGTCCAATTTTCTTGGCGCCGACCCATCCGGCTATTCTCCGGAAGCCCTGAAAAGCGTCATGGTCCGGAAGCATTACATCCTTCAGTATCATCTCTATGCCCTGGCCCTGCATGCCTATTTGAAACAGCGTCTTCCCGGATACCGCGTGGAAAGGCATTTCGGCGGGATTTATTATCTATTTCTTCGGGGCATCGATCCAAGCCGGGGAGAAAAAACGGGCGTTTATTTCGATCGGCCGTCAGAGGCGCGGCTGACTGCGCTGTATGACGGACTTATTGAAAAGAATCCTGCGGAAAGGAGAAATGCCGATGTTGCCTGATGAGGCCCTCCTTTTTTACTTCTCCGACCTGGATCGTCATTTCGGACGACTGATGGAAAAGAT is a window encoding:
- the recB gene encoding exodeoxyribonuclease V subunit beta; this translates as MKPFDLLNAPLQGRNLIEANAGTGKTYAISGLFLRLIVEHALQVGEILVMTYTVAATEELKDRIRCTLSRALEALGHGRVEDLFLDSFVRRLAEDDRTNSARRRLATALRDFDEAAIFTIHGFCQRTLQENAFESHSTFNAELITESEKITDLILQDFWRRHFYEAQPELVAYALETKNNLAGYRSFLRQISSHPDIRIVLEPPAPNHDIVEEEIAAYRREISKLRDSWKECRETVCSLLRDGSLNGKVYGEYQTDRYVDELDVFLERGGPCFPLPKNFEKFTAGKLSRSCRKGCVPPKHHFFEICQVINDLEKRLKVVLDSILLSLKKELLQTIHAELPAFKTRRNILFFDDLLLRLRDALGRPEGDLLAAAIRRKYRAALIDEFQDTDPVQYAILQAAFLCNRPEESDKPPIFLIGDPKQAIYSFRGADIFAYMAAAKQVDAAYTLQENWRSAPALLNAVNSVFHSHPNPFVYEAISFMDSKPAPGGQKEQLILAGPDEWDPAPLQLWVIPDHQKGGKVKPLGKGHATPGILQAVTAEISHLLDAGRKGMALIGNRRIEAGDVAVLVRSNREARLIQQALLEGSIPAVMHSRDNLFDSLEATDMDLLLRAIEVPNDERRLGAAMMTSLLGLSIGALYRLKIDERQWENCLQRFRNYHRQWQEAGFMRMMRSLLRIEDIRSRLLSQPDGERRLTNVLHLAEVLHRESLERNRGMRGLIRWLAEQRDPGKMRSDEHQLRLESDARAVRIVTIHKSKGLEYPVVFCPFVWEGAKDVSKNDALTCHGGDENSFLLCDLGLPHQALHELRAYREGLAERVRLLYVALTRAKHRCYLVWGHFNGAGGSAPAYLFHDRTSKWDENNPEEAIAAAASFRNFYNELTGPEILRDLDRIADSAHGSISIADLPVPTAVTPLPNEHWKGTLSRRNFTRKLEQSWRFTSFSSLVFGTYVPQEGADRDREEEYRPLKSSDWQVLPPGTQTGNLLHEFLEQLDFKERDEMVLQQRASEALSSHGFDSRWKTALLTLIRNVLALSLSGGGNGQSFRLSDICCGDRISELAFYFPLKRLTRDNLRILFQEISREDPGMVPDSWDLEMERLSFSSVRGWLRGFIDLVFVIDGRYYLLDWKSNFLGADPSGYSPEALKSVMVRKHYILQYHLYALALHAYLKQRLPGYRVERHFGGIYYLFLRGIDPSRGEKTGVYFDRPSEARLTALYDGLIEKNPAERRNADVA